The Halotia branconii CENA392 region TACAACTATCTTTGGCTAGATTATGAAGGACAACAACCGTTCCATCACGCCACTGATAGTGTATAGCCAACACTCCTGAGTTGTCTGTCTCAATCAATTCCCAACTTCCCCAACCAAACTCTGGACATTCCTTACGCATCCGTATTGCTCGTTCCATCCAATTTAAAAGTGAGTGGGGATCTCTGCGTTGAGCAATCACATTCAATTGTGGGTAGCCATATTCTCCCTCTTTAATTACGGGTCGAATCAGTTGATCCCTAGGAGCAGTCGAAAACCCTCCATTAGACTCTGCTGACCATTGTATTGGGGTGCGGCTAGCATCGCGTTGTTGTAACGATAAGTCGTCTCCCATACCAATTTCTTCACCCGCCTTCAGGACTGGTGTGCCTGGCATAGTAAACATGAGACTGTAAGCCAGACGAATACGACGCGCGTCGCCCTGCACTAAAGGAGGAAAACGACGACGAATACCGCGATCATAAATCCATACTTGCTGTTTATCTTGATGAAATTTGCTCAATATCTCTTCACGTTCCGACTCAGAAAGCTTATCTAGCGACAATTCATCGTGATTGCGGATAAAGTGCGCCCACTGACAAATATCGGGAATTTCTGGCGGTGCTTGCAATCCTTTTATTAAAGGAGCCACTGCTTCACGAGCCAAGGCAAGCATGAGATATTGATTGACAATGAAGCTAAACAGCATTTGCAATTTATCGCCATCATCAAAATATTTTGGTACATCCGCCATTGGCACATTCGCTTCTGCCAGAATGATCGCATCTCCTCGTCGCCAAGAAAGAAAGCTCCGCATCTGTTTGAGATAATGGTAGGGGTCTTTAATATCTGTCCGTTTTTCAATCCCCTTTAGCTCAATTAAGAACGGAGCCGCATCAACTCGAAAGCCAGAAATCCCCAGTTGTAGCCAAAAGCCCATAATTTTGTCGAACTCTTGCCGAACTTGAGGATTGCCAATATTCAAATCTGCCTGATGTTCAAAGAAGCGGTGAAAGTAATAAGCTCCAGCTTCCTCGTTATATGTCCAGGTACTTTGTTGATAGCCAGGAAAAATGATTCCTTCTTCTGCATCAGCAGGTTTTTCCTCTGACCAAACATAATAATCTCGGTATTTAGAATGCTTATCTTTACAAGCAGCTTTAAACCAATGATGGTCAATTGAGGTGTGATTAATTACTAAATCAACAATCACGCGCATCCCGCGATCATTTGCTTGACGGATAAATTCTACAAAATCTCCTAATGTTCCCAACCGCGGATCTACACTGTAGTAATCCGTTACGTCATAGCCGTTATCTCGGTTTGGGGTGGGATAAAACGGCATCAGCCAAATACAGTTAATCCCTAAACCTGCAATATAATCTAAGCGATCAATTAGTCCCTCAAAGTCTCCTGTGCCATCGCTATTACCATCCATAAAGGTTTCAACATCGATGCAATAGATAACAGCACTTTTATACCAGAGGTCTAACATAATAGTCACAGCGATCGCCTCAGCTATCGTAGCTTTGCTTGGTTTTTCTTGTGTATCTATCGATGGTGTTAAATTTACTTGTATGGTTTTACTACTAAATACGTATTACGTTGGCGATCGCTATTTTAGACTTTGATACTTAAATTGCTATATGCTTTGATTTTGGGCGATGAATTATTACTCATTCGAGGTGAGGAAAGTACTATTTTTGATTGCAACTTAGTATAAGCATACTTAACGGGTCTACTCTTAACTTGTCAAAGGTCAAGTAAGTAAGCAGATATATGAAGATTATTCAAGAAGTATCCTTGATAAGTGTTGGTAGCTTTGAAGAATCAAAGGATTGGTCTATCATTCGCTCCGAAGTCCGCAATGCTATCTCTCTAATCGTACATCCTTCTGGTACACTGAGCTTTACAATCAACCCAACAAGACATGGTAACGGTGTCAAGCCAATCAAAGAAGCTTGTATGATTGCGTTAAAAGATCGATTCGGTTGGAGGCTTGAAACCTCAATTAACTACGCAACTAAATCACCTGGAAAAGTAGATGCAACAAAAGTCATCGACAATTACTTTTTTGCTCTTGAGTGGGAAACTGGTAACATCTCTTCAAGCCATCGAGCAGTTAATAAATTAGTTTTAGGATTACTACGTGGTGTTTTTCTTGGTGCTGCTTTGGTACTTCCTAGCAGGAAGTTGTACCCTTACCTGACTGATCGAATCGGTAACTTTGAAGAATTAGAACCATACTTTGATGTTTGGCGAGCAATCAGGATTGAAGAAGGTTTTCTTGCAATCTTTGTAATTGAACACGATCAAGTTGACAGCAATGTTCCCACAATTATTAAAGGAACAGATGGTCGTGCGTTGATCTGAAATTTTTCTGTATGGATAACTACTGTGTCAAGTAGGGAAGCGAGAGTTGCGATCCAGTTTTTTTCTGTGGCTTCAATTTTTTGTTTCCTCTTGCTGATTCCCATTGCTCTGTAATTCCGTTAGCTAGCTGAGACAGCCGTTCCACTGCCGGATCTATATTCCCAATTTCTGAACCAATCCAGTAACGATGTAGTTTTTCAGCTGCATAGAATGTAGTACCAGCGCCTCCAAATGGATCAACTACAATTTGTCCTGGATTAGATGCCATTGCAATAATACGCTCTAGCATAATCGGAGCAAGTTCGTTGGGAACTCGTTTTTTGTGCTGACGATGCCGAACTGGTGGAATATCAGTCCACACTTCCTCTGTTAGTGTCCATAAGACTTCATTAATACTAGCCTCAGCAGCATCTTCCCAAACATCTTCTGGCTCATCCCACACATCCATTAAGTTAATACCTTTTTCGTTTAGTTTTTTCCGATGTCCACCATAATCACGAACTTCTCCGCCACAATGGCGACAAACTTGAATGGGTGTGTATACCTTGTTAAAAACTGCTGGTTCTCCTTTGGTGTAATAAAGTAGTCCGTAGTGAGCAGGAGACATCTTTTTTCCTCTAGGAAAAGCCTTTGGCATTCTGCAAGCTATCCAATGCCGAAACCACATCCCTTGCTTATTAAGATATGCACCATAGTCTATGCACCATTTAGGAAGATTGAATATAAATAAACTTCCGCCAGGTTTAAGTACTCGAATACTCTCACAAAGCCAAAGCTGCGACCAAGCTAAGTACTTGTCTATTTCCATGTGATCGCTTACACCTTCACCGTATTCTTTACCAAGATTGAAAGGTGGATCGGCAAAAACGATATCTACAGATTCATCGGGTAGTGCTGACAACAGTTTGAGACAGTCCCCTTGGTAAAGAATGCCATGCTCACTCATGTAAACCTGTCGCAGTCCTTGCTGAGTAGCAACTGATGTTGTAATCAGTTGGAAGGGTAGCATTTATGTAACCTTTATTACTTTATTTGATTATAGTTTAAGTTTATAAACTCTATTGTCAATTGTCAATAAAAGATGGCTGAGAAGTCGTACTACGTGGCTGATAGGGCTTGCCAGTAGGTTGATTCTTGTATCTTTCTATCTCAGCATTTTCTACATAGTAATAACGCCCTAGTTTGCAAGCTATAATTTGTTCATTCTTAATTAAGTCGTGAACTCGCTGACGAGTTACACCAAGTAGTTTGGCAGTTTGAGCCACAGAGAGTAATTGAAGACCGTCATTTGAAGAAGAGTGTGTCATAAGATAAGCTCAGCAAATGCCGTAGCCTCACAACTAAAAATATTCCCAAAATTGTATTCTCAAGCGTAACTCAAGTTTTACAAGCAAACGTCATTATGTAATCAGCAATAGTGTATGTTCGTCAGGGTCTTTAACTAAACAAGCATGTTTGTAAGGAAATGAGCGATCGCTAAACTGTACAATCCGCAATGACACAAACTGAACCCCATTTTGTCGCAGTATTTCTACCGCCTGTTCAATGTCATTGACAACAAGCTCAATTTGTACGTGTGCAATATCGCAACTTTTCCAGTCACTTGGCATAGGACGACCTTTTCCAGGTACAAGATAGTCCAGTAGTTCAATTCCTAAACCACCTTGGCTTGGTCGCAGTGGTGTAACTTGAACTTTGGCTTGTGGTAAACCATCAAGACGCGCTTGGGTTTCACCTTGATTGAGACTACCTCCTTCTATTTGCATTCCTAAAAGGTCGCGGTAAAAGTGTAGACTTTGTTCAGTGTTGGAAATAGCGATCGCACTATGATCGATTCCCAAAAATAAGCGATTCGTCTTTTGATGCCATTTATCTTGTCCTTTATCGAGCGGAAACCAAATTAACTCTAAATCATGACCATCAGGGTCTTTAAACTTAAAAGCACGGACACCGGCAGATGCTTTATTGCTATGTGGTATTGTCTGAGGTTCAACAGAAATGGGTTGAATGGGAAATGAACGCAAATGAGCATAAGCGCGATCCATGTCGCTTACTACAATCGCTAGATGTTGAAACCACAAGTCATTACTTTGGGAATCACTGGGAATAGGTTTTCCTTCAATATTGAGATACTCCATTAATTCGATGAGTTCGTCACCTAATTGCAAGGTGACAATGCGAATTTTTGCCCCAGGTACACCTTCGAGGTCACTGTAATCTTGCCCTTCAACAGTGATATCGCCAATGAGTTCAAAACCCAGCGCTTCTTGATAGAAATTTAAAGAGCGATCGCTGTTTGTTACTGTTAAGCCAATAGCGCTAATTTTTTGTACCTTTATATTGGTATCAGTAGGTGTATTCATTAATAAGACTCCTTTTAAGTAGGTCGATGTCAATAATTATCGTTGGGATAAAGCAGGGAGCAAGGGGAGAAAGAGTTTTAAGTACTCGTTCTTCCTTTTCTCTAGCCCCTAGAGACTGTTTTCAAACCCAACCTACATACAGTTCGAGTTTGAAAACACGCCCTAGTCCCTAGTTTCTTCATCTCCCAACATTTTCAATAATCTTCTTGCCACTAAAACGCCCACAACTCCAGCACTAACTACTTCTACTGCTTGTACTACTTTTTTCCCTACATCGTCAGGGTCAAGATGTTGATGAAAAATTTCTTCATCTACCCATTCAGTTGTGGCTTTAAAGTCGTGAATTGGACTTGGTAATAGCGTTAAATATGTGCCTTGACGGATTAAATGTCCGGGTTCACCTGCAACTTCAAAAATATTGAATAAGTTAGCAGCAGCATCATTGATTCCCAATTTCAAAAGGGTTCCTCGGATGTTAACTTTAGTAGGTTTGGGTTGTTCTCCTAAAGCTAATGCTTTTAAATTTTGGGCAATATTGGCTCCTTGTTGATAAGCCACTTGCGCTGTAGGTGGTAGTGAATTACCTTGAAGCGCTGCACAATCACCACCTGCAAAAACTTCTGGAAAATCGAGCAGTTGCATGGTGGAACTGACTAAGGGGCGACCGTGATGATCTCGATGTGCTTGAGGAATTGGCAAGTCTTTAATCAGTGGATGGGTAGAAGTGCCAGCTGCCCAAATTGTAGTATGTGTTGCTAATGTCTTGATTTGCTCATGGTGTTTATATTCAACTGAGTTGACACGAATTGCAGTAGCTTCGGCTTCTGTAATCATCTCTATTGGTACAGCGCGTTTCTGCAATTCGCGTTCAGCAATTTCACGTAATGGATCGTTAATATCACCACTGAGAATTTCTTGACCATGATTGAGCAATACTACGCGAATTTCACTGGAATTGCCTCCTAAAGCGCTATACCAATGTGGAATAAAATCAGCTATGGTGGCCGCCATTTCTACACCACTTGCACCACCGCCAACAATGACTACTGTTAATAGTTTTCGACGTTGTTCTGCATTTTCAGTTTGTACTGCTCGTTGTAAACAATCGCGTAAATGTCGGTCAAGAGCGATCGCATCTGCTTGTGTCCAAAAAGGAAAGGCGTGTTCTCTAGCACCTTCAACATGATGATAACCAGTAACACTACCCAAAGCTAATACTAAATTACTGTAGTTGTAAGTGTTACCTGAAGTTAATTTGACGGCTTTTTGCTGCAAGTCTATCGACTGCACTGTATCTTGAATAAAGATTACACCGCTACCTTTAAGCAATTGTGAAAAACGCGGGACTACTTGGAAAGTATCCATCTCGCCATCGAAATATTCATAGAGTAACGGCTTAAAGCAAAAGCGCTCGTCTTTATCAATTAAGATTACAGAGCGAGGATAATGTTCGTGAGCTAAATGCAAAGCTGTAAATAGTCCGGTAAAGCCACCGCCGACAATTACAGTTTGATAAACTGGGCTGTTCATAAAAACTCTCCAAATTGCTAAATTTTTATGCTTGCCAGAGGTAAAGAAGAGAGAATAAAAAGACCCACACTATATCAACAAAGTGCCAAAACAGAGTTGTTACACTCGCACCAAAATGACCTTTATTATAGTTACCTGGAATGAAGGATCGAACGAGCATGGTAACTTGTAAAATTACACCAGTCAAAACGTGTAAACCATGAAAGCCTGTTAATACATAAAATGTTGAACCAACTAGCCCTGTAGTTAGTCCAAAGTCAAGTTGACTCCATTCTATTCCTTGACCAACTAGAAAGTAAGTTCCCATTGCGATCGTTGTCAGCCATAAAAAACGAAATTTATTGAGTTGATTACGTCGCAGTGCATTTTCTGCGGGTTGAATAACAAAGCTGCTAGAAAGCAATATGACGGTGTTGATCATCACAAAGGTAGACAAATCCGGCCCCTTAACACCGGGTGGTAGCCAGTCAGTATGAGTTAACCGCAGAGCAACATAAGTCAAGATAAAACTCAAAAAAACTATGCTCTCCGACAACAGAAATACGACAAACCCAAATATTCCCTTACCATGATGATCCTCCGCATTTCCGCCGCCAGAAGGTAGAAATCTTTTTAGCCAATTTGGTAAATATTGCCGCCATTTTTCCAGACGGATAGGACTTTCATCTATGTGGATAGTTCGACGTTGCATAATTCAATTGGGCATGGGGTATGGGGCATTGGGCATGGGGCATGGGAAAGAGGCAGAGGGGCAAGGTGCGGGGTGCAAGGGGGAAGTTAAAAAAATGCCTTGAATTTTAAAGATGTGTACCTAATCTTTAATCTTTCTCCTTTTCTCCCTGCTCCCTGCTCCCCTGCCTCCCTCTGCCTCCTTACTAGCCCCTAGCCCCTAATTCCTAGTCCCTATTATTAGAGTTTTCCAAAACTGAGTATTTGGGATCGCCGTAGTCGTAAGGGGGTCTTTTGACAATGGGAATTTCTTCAAAGTTATCTCGCGGAGGTGGTGAGGAGGTTATCCACTCTAAACCAGTGGCGTGCCACGGATTGTTAACTGCTCTTGGCCCGTATAACCAAGAACCAACAATATTAGCAATAAAAGGCAGTGTGGATGCTCCTAGTAAAAATGCTCCTAAGCTGGCGATGATATTCCATCCTTGATACTGGGGATCATAAGAGGAAATTCGGCGTAACATTCCTTGCAAACCTAATGGGTGCATGGAAAAGAAGGTAATATTGGCAGGGATAAAAGTTAACCAAAAATGCAGCTTTCCCCAACCTTCGGAGTACATCCTACCGGTGATTTTGGGAAACCAAAAGTAAATTGCTGCAAAGATGGCCATCGTAATGGTGTTGAAAACGACGTAATGGAAATGACCCACAACGAAGTAAGTGTTGTTAACGTGAATATCAAATGGTGTAGCGGCAAGCATTACACCAGTAATCCCACCAAAAATAAACATGGTTGCACCACCCATTGCAAATAACATGGGTGTTTCTAGGTGCAACTTGCTTCTCCAGATGGTGGCTGTCCAAGCGAAAGCTTTCACACCAGTAGGAACAGCAACTAACATTGATGTCACCATGAAGGTCATCCGCATCCAGTTAGGAGTGGCGCTAGTGAACATGTGATGCACCCAAACAAAGATGCTGACTAAGGCAATACCCAATGTGGCTAGAGCGACTGAACGATAGCCAAACAAAGGATTACGGGCAAAGGCAGGCAAAACTTCCGCAAAAATCCCGAAGGCGGGTAGTGCCATGATATAAACTGCTGGGTGAGAGTAAAACCAAAATAAATGTTGATAAATAACGGGGTCGCCATTTTCTAAGGGTTTAAAAAATTGTGTACCCAAAGACAGGTCAAACAATAACAGTATCAATGCACCTGTCAGGGCAGGTAAATTAATTAGTTGTAATAACTGGGCGCTCATCACCGACCAAACAAATACAGGCATTCGGAAAAATGTCATTCCCGGTGCGCGCATCCAGAAGATGGTAGTCAAAAAATTGATAGCCCCCATAATTGAAGAGATGCCAATGAGAATAAGACTAACAATCCAAATAAATTCACCGTTAATGTAACCAGGGGGAACTTGTAGACTGATGGGAGGATAAGACCACCAACCACTTTGGGCAGTTCCGTTGGGCAGCAAAAAGCTAGATAGTAATAATAGACCAGCTGGGGGCAAAATCCAAAAAGCGATCGCATTCAGCAGAGGAAATGCCATGTCCCGCGCTCCAATCATTAACGGTACAAGGTAGTTGGCAAGTCCTGCATTAAACGGGATAATCCACAAAAAAATCATGATTGTCCCGTGCATGGTGAATAAGCCATTGTACAAGGGACGGTCAACCACATTCGCTTCTGGGGTCAGCAGTTCGGCACGAATAATCATCGCCAACAGCCCTCCAATTAAGAAGAACATGAAGGTCATCGCCATATACTGAACACCAATCACTTTATGATCAGTGCTGAAGCTAAAATAACGCCGCCAATTTTGCTCAGATTCGTTAGAGGAGTTGTTCAACTCTCCATCTGTGTTAATACTAGAGTCATGTGTCATTACTTACTTTCCTTTCCTTAGCAATGGCAGGTGAAGCAGGTATGAAAGTCTGCCAGCCACTATTAAAAAATGTCTTGTGTGCTTGGATACTTTCGGCAACTACCCAATCTTTAGTTTGAGTTGGTTCATTAGCGGTAGTTTGGGTAAGCCATTGATTATATGTATCTAGAGGTTCAACATATACATCTGCTTCCATTAAGGCAAAGTACGTACCACTGAATTGAGAATCTTTCAGTCGGTATTTGCCTGAGCGAATGGGTGTCAGCACAATATCAATGTTGCGATTGGGAATAATATCCTGCTTTAAGCGGAATGCTGATACATAAAAACCGTGGATTACATCTTGCGCGTGTAAATTTAAACGAGTGCTGCGATTAACGGGTAAATGTAATTCTTTGCTAGTCAGATTATTAGGATAGCGAAAAGACCATTCCCATTGCTTCACAAAAACATCAATAGTTTCAGTGGCTGGTTGGGGTTTATTGGCTACTGTGGCGTACGCAGGAGATTCTACAGGTGTATGCAAATGTACGATTTGCTGAAGACCTAGAATATTTAATTGTTGATAAATACTGAAACCTTTAAAAGCAATCCATAACACTAACAGAGTTGGTACAGCTGTCCAAAGCAACTCTATCCGCGCATCACCTCTGACGGAATGTCCTTCGCTGTAGTCTTTCTGGCGCGCTCGATGAAAAATAATCGCGTAGACTATAACGCCCACAAGTCCCAACAAAATGAAAGCGCCAATGGAAACTAAAAAGCTAAACAAATCATCTACACGTTGCGCTTCTGCTGTAGCTTGAACAGGCATCCAAGAAAAGGCTTGTTGCCCAATCCAACGACTGACAATCAGCAGCCCTGCTACATAAAAAGCTATTAATATATATTCCAAAAAAGTAAACATATAGCAGTTTTTACAGGTTTTTCTCGGTGTTCAGATCCCCGACTTCTTTGAGAAGTCGGGGATCTAATTAATTAATTTTTTCCTTCTTTAACTAACTCAGCAGCAGTTACATGAATCCCAAACTCGGATCCCAATTGCCCCCCTAGAGTACCGTGAACAAATAAAATACCAAACATGACAACACCCACTAGTAAGTAACTCCACTGCACTTGCCTAGAGGCATTCTTACGCCAGTAATAGCGTTGCAAACCTCTCCATACAGTCATGGCAACGATGATCCCCAACAAAAATACACCACCTAAACCATGTAGAAGCATTGTTAAACCAACACTCAAACCCCAAGCACTTTTTTGATTAGCTGGTGGGTTTGCTAGCAGTAACTCGAAAAAACCGGCAGCGACAGTGAAAAATGTAATGCAAGCTGCTCCGACTAAGTTGTACCAACCGACATCGAAAAAGCCCGAACGAATGGCAGTTAAATTTAAAAATTTAAAGATTGATCTTTCTAAAGGAAAAAGCGTTCCTGCTATATCAAACAAAATGGCAATAATAAACAGTCCCAGTGTCAAATGTACCAAACTGGGATGTATTGGTATTTCGTAAGGTAGTCCATTAGCACCTAGTCTTAATCCCAACTGATTAATGAGTTGTGAGTTCATTTCTAAACTCCCTGCTTCATCGCTTCAACCACTGGCTTTACATGAAACCCATATACCCAAAACAGCTTACTTCCCAAATAAAGTTGTAAGAACACAAGGCAAACTAAAAATGTGCTAACACCAAGGTAAGCAGGTGGAATTTTTAGAGGATTGCTATTGCGAATTACTAAACGCCAAGCTGTAATACCAACAACAAGCGCTGCTAATGACCAACCCAGAACAGTATGAAAATTTAGCGTAGACTGTG contains the following coding sequences:
- a CDS encoding alpha-amylase family protein, with the translated sequence MLDLWYKSAVIYCIDVETFMDGNSDGTGDFEGLIDRLDYIAGLGINCIWLMPFYPTPNRDNGYDVTDYYSVDPRLGTLGDFVEFIRQANDRGMRVIVDLVINHTSIDHHWFKAACKDKHSKYRDYYVWSEEKPADAEEGIIFPGYQQSTWTYNEEAGAYYFHRFFEHQADLNIGNPQVRQEFDKIMGFWLQLGISGFRVDAAPFLIELKGIEKRTDIKDPYHYLKQMRSFLSWRRGDAIILAEANVPMADVPKYFDDGDKLQMLFSFIVNQYLMLALAREAVAPLIKGLQAPPEIPDICQWAHFIRNHDELSLDKLSESEREEILSKFHQDKQQVWIYDRGIRRRFPPLVQGDARRIRLAYSLMFTMPGTPVLKAGEEIGMGDDLSLQQRDASRTPIQWSAESNGGFSTAPRDQLIRPVIKEGEYGYPQLNVIAQRRDPHSLLNWMERAIRMRKECPEFGWGSWELIETDNSGVLAIHYQWRDGTVVVLHNLAKDSCTVTLNLGSDRESRWIDLLGDQPYEPIEHPERGIQLEGYGYRWVRVGREHL
- a CDS encoding restriction endonuclease, with amino-acid sequence MKIIQEVSLISVGSFEESKDWSIIRSEVRNAISLIVHPSGTLSFTINPTRHGNGVKPIKEACMIALKDRFGWRLETSINYATKSPGKVDATKVIDNYFFALEWETGNISSSHRAVNKLVLGLLRGVFLGAALVLPSRKLYPYLTDRIGNFEELEPYFDVWRAIRIEEGFLAIFVIEHDQVDSNVPTIIKGTDGRALI
- a CDS encoding DNA-methyltransferase — translated: MLPFQLITTSVATQQGLRQVYMSEHGILYQGDCLKLLSALPDESVDIVFADPPFNLGKEYGEGVSDHMEIDKYLAWSQLWLCESIRVLKPGGSLFIFNLPKWCIDYGAYLNKQGMWFRHWIACRMPKAFPRGKKMSPAHYGLLYYTKGEPAVFNKVYTPIQVCRHCGGEVRDYGGHRKKLNEKGINLMDVWDEPEDVWEDAAEASINEVLWTLTEEVWTDIPPVRHRQHKKRVPNELAPIMLERIIAMASNPGQIVVDPFGGAGTTFYAAEKLHRYWIGSEIGNIDPAVERLSQLANGITEQWESARGNKKLKPQKKTGSQLSLPYLTQ
- a CDS encoding helix-turn-helix domain-containing protein; its protein translation is MTHSSSNDGLQLLSVAQTAKLLGVTRQRVHDLIKNEQIIACKLGRYYYVENAEIERYKNQPTGKPYQPRSTTSQPSFIDN
- a CDS encoding VOC family protein, which translates into the protein MNTPTDTNIKVQKISAIGLTVTNSDRSLNFYQEALGFELIGDITVEGQDYSDLEGVPGAKIRIVTLQLGDELIELMEYLNIEGKPIPSDSQSNDLWFQHLAIVVSDMDRAYAHLRSFPIQPISVEPQTIPHSNKASAGVRAFKFKDPDGHDLELIWFPLDKGQDKWHQKTNRLFLGIDHSAIAISNTEQSLHFYRDLLGMQIEGGSLNQGETQARLDGLPQAKVQVTPLRPSQGGLGIELLDYLVPGKGRPMPSDWKSCDIAHVQIELVVNDIEQAVEILRQNGVQFVSLRIVQFSDRSFPYKHACLVKDPDEHTLLLIT
- a CDS encoding NAD(P)/FAD-dependent oxidoreductase, translating into MNSPVYQTVIVGGGFTGLFTALHLAHEHYPRSVILIDKDERFCFKPLLYEYFDGEMDTFQVVPRFSQLLKGSGVIFIQDTVQSIDLQQKAVKLTSGNTYNYSNLVLALGSVTGYHHVEGAREHAFPFWTQADAIALDRHLRDCLQRAVQTENAEQRRKLLTVVIVGGGASGVEMAATIADFIPHWYSALGGNSSEIRVVLLNHGQEILSGDINDPLREIAERELQKRAVPIEMITEAEATAIRVNSVEYKHHEQIKTLATHTTIWAAGTSTHPLIKDLPIPQAHRDHHGRPLVSSTMQLLDFPEVFAGGDCAALQGNSLPPTAQVAYQQGANIAQNLKALALGEQPKPTKVNIRGTLLKLGINDAAANLFNIFEVAGEPGHLIRQGTYLTLLPSPIHDFKATTEWVDEEIFHQHLDPDDVGKKVVQAVEVVSAGVVGVLVARRLLKMLGDEETRD
- a CDS encoding cytochrome c oxidase subunit 3 — translated: MQRRTIHIDESPIRLEKWRQYLPNWLKRFLPSGGGNAEDHHGKGIFGFVVFLLSESIVFLSFILTYVALRLTHTDWLPPGVKGPDLSTFVMINTVILLSSSFVIQPAENALRRNQLNKFRFLWLTTIAMGTYFLVGQGIEWSQLDFGLTTGLVGSTFYVLTGFHGLHVLTGVILQVTMLVRSFIPGNYNKGHFGASVTTLFWHFVDIVWVFLFSLLYLWQA
- a CDS encoding cytochrome c oxidase subunit I encodes the protein MTHDSSINTDGELNNSSNESEQNWRRYFSFSTDHKVIGVQYMAMTFMFFLIGGLLAMIIRAELLTPEANVVDRPLYNGLFTMHGTIMIFLWIIPFNAGLANYLVPLMIGARDMAFPLLNAIAFWILPPAGLLLLSSFLLPNGTAQSGWWSYPPISLQVPPGYINGEFIWIVSLILIGISSIMGAINFLTTIFWMRAPGMTFFRMPVFVWSVMSAQLLQLINLPALTGALILLLFDLSLGTQFFKPLENGDPVIYQHLFWFYSHPAVYIMALPAFGIFAEVLPAFARNPLFGYRSVALATLGIALVSIFVWVHHMFTSATPNWMRMTFMVTSMLVAVPTGVKAFAWTATIWRSKLHLETPMLFAMGGATMFIFGGITGVMLAATPFDIHVNNTYFVVGHFHYVVFNTITMAIFAAIYFWFPKITGRMYSEGWGKLHFWLTFIPANITFFSMHPLGLQGMLRRISSYDPQYQGWNIIASLGAFLLGASTLPFIANIVGSWLYGPRAVNNPWHATGLEWITSSPPPRDNFEEIPIVKRPPYDYGDPKYSVLENSNNRD
- a CDS encoding cytochrome c oxidase subunit II, with translation MFTFLEYILIAFYVAGLLIVSRWIGQQAFSWMPVQATAEAQRVDDLFSFLVSIGAFILLGLVGVIVYAIIFHRARQKDYSEGHSVRGDARIELLWTAVPTLLVLWIAFKGFSIYQQLNILGLQQIVHLHTPVESPAYATVANKPQPATETIDVFVKQWEWSFRYPNNLTSKELHLPVNRSTRLNLHAQDVIHGFYVSAFRLKQDIIPNRNIDIVLTPIRSGKYRLKDSQFSGTYFALMEADVYVEPLDTYNQWLTQTTANEPTQTKDWVVAESIQAHKTFFNSGWQTFIPASPAIAKERKVSNDT
- a CDS encoding DUF2231 domain-containing protein is translated as MNSQLINQLGLRLGANGLPYEIPIHPSLVHLTLGLFIIAILFDIAGTLFPLERSIFKFLNLTAIRSGFFDVGWYNLVGAACITFFTVAAGFFELLLANPPANQKSAWGLSVGLTMLLHGLGGVFLLGIIVAMTVWRGLQRYYWRKNASRQVQWSYLLVGVVMFGILFVHGTLGGQLGSEFGIHVTAAELVKEGKN
- a CDS encoding DUF2231 domain-containing protein, whose protein sequence is MPTLSLNNQNLPYPDPIHPIIVHFVIAMVFFSFFCDVVGYFTRNVRLFEVSFWNMFVASGAIFLAVIFGQFEAGLANIYEAAQSTLNFHTVLGWSLAALVVGITAWRLVIRNSNPLKIPPAYLGVSTFLVCLVFLQLYLGSKLFWVYGFHVKPVVEAMKQGV